A genomic region of Mycobacterium sp. Aquia_213 contains the following coding sequences:
- a CDS encoding glycerophosphodiester phosphodiesterase gives MTWADEVVAGHPFVVAHRGASAARPEHTLAAYDLALKEGADGVECDVRLTRDGHLVCVHDRRLDRTSTGAGLVSTMTLAQLRELEFGAWHDSWRSDGTHGDTSLLTLDALVSLVLDWNRPVKIFIETKHPVRYGSLVESKLLALLHRYGIASPASAARSRAVVMSFSAAAVWRIRRAAPLLPTVLLGRNARYLTSSAATAVGATAVGPSIIALKDYPQLVDRAAAQGRAVYCWTVDGYDDIDFCRDVGVAWIATNHPGRTKTWLENSRTLDGRG, from the coding sequence ATGACGTGGGCCGACGAAGTGGTCGCCGGGCATCCCTTTGTCGTTGCCCACCGCGGCGCATCGGCGGCTCGCCCCGAACACACGCTGGCCGCCTACGACCTCGCACTCAAAGAGGGCGCCGACGGCGTGGAATGCGATGTCCGGCTGACCCGCGACGGCCATCTGGTGTGTGTGCACGACCGCCGACTGGACCGGACCTCGACCGGCGCCGGGCTGGTCAGCACCATGACGCTGGCCCAGCTGCGCGAGCTCGAATTCGGTGCCTGGCACGACAGCTGGCGGTCCGACGGCACCCACGGTGATACCAGCCTGCTGACGCTGGATGCCCTGGTATCGCTGGTACTCGACTGGAACCGCCCGGTGAAGATCTTCATCGAGACCAAGCATCCGGTCCGGTACGGCTCGCTGGTCGAAAGCAAGCTGCTGGCGCTGCTGCACCGCTACGGCATCGCCTCGCCGGCGTCCGCCGCCCGGTCGCGCGCGGTGGTGATGTCCTTCTCGGCCGCGGCGGTCTGGCGAATCCGGCGAGCAGCACCGCTGCTGCCGACGGTGCTGCTCGGCCGGAATGCTCGGTACCTGACCAGCAGCGCGGCCACCGCCGTCGGGGCCACCGCGGTCGGGCCTTCGATCATTGCGCTGAAGGACTATCCACAGCTGGTGGATCGCGCCGCCGCCCAGGGCCGGGCCGTGTACTGCTGGACCGTCGACGGGTACGACGACATCGACTTCTGCCGGGACGTCGGGGTGGCCTGGATCGCCACCAATCACCCCGGCCGCACGAAAACCTGGCTGGAAAACTCGCGGACCCTCGACGGCAGGGGTTAG
- a CDS encoding ferritin, which yields MTATEAPKSKFHSLLQEQISHEFTSSQQYVAIAVYFSAAELPQLARHFYGRALEERNHAMMLVQHLLDRDVDVEIAGIDAVRNKFEQPRDALVLALEQERLVTDQITQLARVARDEGDYLGEQFMQWFLQEQVEEVAVMKTLVTVSDRAGANLFDLENFVAREVGTQAVSASAPPAAGGHLVSPV from the coding sequence ATGACCGCAACCGAAGCCCCGAAGTCTAAGTTCCACTCATTACTCCAGGAACAGATTTCTCACGAATTCACCAGCTCTCAGCAATATGTTGCGATTGCCGTTTATTTTAGCGCCGCCGAGCTGCCGCAATTGGCGAGGCATTTCTACGGACGCGCGCTCGAGGAACGCAACCACGCAATGATGCTGGTGCAGCATCTGCTCGACCGTGACGTGGACGTCGAGATCGCGGGCATCGACGCGGTGCGCAATAAATTCGAGCAACCACGGGACGCGCTGGTCCTCGCCCTCGAGCAGGAACGACTGGTCACCGACCAGATCACCCAACTCGCCCGGGTGGCCCGCGACGAGGGTGACTACCTCGGCGAACAGTTCATGCAGTGGTTTCTGCAGGAGCAGGTCGAAGAGGTCGCGGTGATGAAAACCTTGGTGACGGTGTCCGATCGCGCCGGAGCCAACCTGTTCGATCTGGAAAACTTCGTCGCCCGCGAGGTGGGTACTCAGGCAGTCAGCGCGAGCGCTCCACCGGCCGCGGGCGGCCACCTCGTCTCGCCGGTCTAA
- a CDS encoding LCP family protein: MSGDRPPHRGRPPRPVPPRDSRPEPPPLIHRATNPAPSPTDETVPLPRVAPAPADRAVPGHLAARDKPRSRARPRDRSAPPSDLPGVHRKRKKRRWGRIIASTLLIGLLLVGAGVLGGGMWLDTTLHRKPVLTNYADRPASSRGTNWLLVGSDSREGLSVEQQEKLATGGDVGSSRTDTILLIHIPALGSSNPTAMVSIPRDSFVPIPGHGKDKINSAFAMGGAALLTQTVEQATGLRLDHYAEIGFSGFAVLVDALGGVTVCPTAPINDPLAGIDLPAGCQQLNGRGALGYVRTRDTPRADLDRMVNQRQFISALLHRAASPSVWLNPWRWYSVPHAAADALTVDDGDHVWDLARLGWALHESTTTLTVPIGDFTSNSAGSVVVWNHDVAAKLFEALAADAPVPAAALDGQ, encoded by the coding sequence GTGAGCGGCGACCGACCACCACACCGTGGACGGCCTCCGCGACCGGTGCCGCCGCGGGATTCGCGTCCCGAACCACCTCCGCTGATTCACCGCGCCACCAATCCGGCGCCGTCTCCCACCGACGAGACCGTGCCGCTCCCCCGCGTCGCGCCGGCCCCCGCCGATAGGGCGGTCCCCGGCCATCTGGCGGCGCGGGACAAGCCGAGATCTCGCGCCCGTCCACGCGACCGGTCAGCGCCCCCGTCGGACCTGCCCGGAGTGCACCGCAAGCGCAAAAAACGCCGGTGGGGCCGCATCATCGCATCGACGTTGCTGATCGGTTTGCTGCTGGTCGGCGCCGGCGTGCTGGGCGGCGGGATGTGGCTGGACACCACCCTGCATCGCAAGCCGGTACTGACCAACTACGCCGATCGACCTGCGTCCAGCCGCGGCACCAACTGGCTGCTCGTCGGCTCGGACAGTCGCGAAGGCCTATCGGTCGAACAGCAGGAGAAGCTGGCCACCGGAGGCGATGTCGGTAGCAGTCGCACCGACACCATCCTGCTGATTCACATCCCCGCGCTGGGGTCGAGCAACCCGACGGCGATGGTGTCGATACCGCGCGACTCGTTCGTGCCGATCCCCGGGCACGGCAAGGACAAAATCAACTCCGCCTTCGCGATGGGTGGGGCAGCGCTGCTGACCCAGACGGTGGAACAGGCCACCGGACTGCGCCTGGACCACTACGCCGAGATTGGGTTCAGCGGGTTCGCGGTCCTGGTGGACGCCCTCGGCGGCGTCACCGTCTGCCCGACCGCGCCGATCAACGACCCGTTGGCCGGCATCGACCTGCCCGCCGGCTGCCAGCAGCTGAACGGCCGCGGCGCGCTCGGATACGTCCGGACCCGCGACACCCCCCGGGCGGATCTGGACCGGATGGTCAACCAGCGGCAGTTCATCTCGGCGCTGTTGCACCGCGCCGCCAGCCCGTCGGTGTGGCTCAATCCGTGGCGCTGGTACTCGGTCCCGCACGCCGCGGCCGACGCGCTGACGGTCGACGACGGCGATCACGTGTGGGACCTGGCGCGGCTGGGCTGGGCGCTGCACGAATCCACCACCACGCTGACCGTTCCGATCGGCGACTTCACCAGCAACAGCGCGGGCTCGGTGGTGGTGTGGAATCACGACGTGGCAGCCAAGCTTTTCGAGGCGCTGGCCGCAGACGCGCCGGTGCCCGCCGCCGCACTCGACGGACAGTGA
- a CDS encoding DUF2470 domain-containing protein — MLPLTSAAPTTAERIRSACARAGGALLAVEREDPVPTPVHHLLHDGSFAVALPSDNAADRRVCGSQALLELTDYAPLPLREPVRSLVWVRGRLRQVPPAEINPTLDVIASECPHPALLQVDTPKCMPPTPGEERYTLMRLEVASVVVTDATGAEPVSIEDLLAARPDPFCDIESSLLWHLDNAHADVVARLVSRLPAPLRRGHVRPLGLDRYGVRFRVEGSEGDDHDIRLPFHKPVDDMTGLSQAIRVLMGCPFINGLRARP, encoded by the coding sequence ATGTTACCGCTGACCAGCGCCGCGCCGACGACTGCCGAACGCATCCGCAGCGCCTGTGCCCGGGCCGGCGGAGCCCTGCTTGCGGTCGAGCGCGAGGACCCGGTGCCCACGCCGGTGCACCACCTGCTGCACGACGGATCCTTCGCGGTAGCGCTGCCCAGCGACAACGCGGCGGATCGCCGGGTTTGTGGATCCCAAGCGCTGCTCGAGCTGACCGACTACGCGCCGCTTCCGCTCCGGGAGCCGGTCCGGTCGCTGGTGTGGGTCCGCGGCCGCCTGCGCCAGGTCCCACCGGCCGAGATCAATCCCACCCTCGATGTGATCGCGAGCGAGTGCCCGCACCCGGCACTACTGCAGGTGGATACGCCGAAATGCATGCCGCCCACGCCCGGGGAGGAGAGGTACACGCTGATGCGGCTCGAGGTCGCATCCGTCGTGGTTACCGACGCCACCGGCGCCGAGCCCGTCAGCATCGAGGACCTGCTCGCGGCGCGGCCCGACCCGTTCTGCGACATCGAGTCGAGCCTGTTGTGGCATCTGGACAACGCCCACGCCGACGTAGTCGCCCGCCTGGTGTCCCGGCTCCCGGCGCCGCTGCGGCGCGGACACGTCCGCCCGCTGGGGCTGGACCGCTACGGCGTGCGGTTCCGCGTCGAGGGCAGCGAGGGCGACGACCACGACATCCGGCTGCCTTTCCACAAGCCGGTGGACGACATGACCGGGTTGAGCCAGGCCATTCGCGTGCTGATGGGCTGCCCGTTCATCAACGGCCTGCGCGCTCGCCCCTAG
- the pheA gene encoding prephenate dehydratase, whose amino-acid sequence MVGITYLGPEGTFTEAALLQMTSAGLIPDQNLGPVHRLPIDSTPAALEAVRSRETDYACVPIENSIDGTVVPTLDSLANGSPLQIFAETTLDVAFSIVVKPGRDPGEIRTAAAFPVAAAQVRRWLAANLPGVELRPAYSNADAARQVAKGEADAAVTSPLAATHWKLQALAEGVVDEANARTRFVLVGLPGPPPVRTGADRTSVVLRIENAPGALLAALGEFGIRDIDLTRIESRPTRTELGTYQFFADCAGHIDDDAVAEALKALHRRCVDVRYLGSWPTGPAAGIGPPPPDEASRWLARLREGKPEQADASGGGI is encoded by the coding sequence GTGGTCGGCATCACTTACCTCGGTCCCGAAGGGACCTTCACCGAGGCGGCGCTCTTACAGATGACGTCCGCCGGTCTGATCCCGGACCAGAATCTAGGGCCGGTGCATCGGTTGCCGATCGATAGCACGCCCGCCGCGCTCGAGGCGGTCCGTAGCCGCGAGACCGACTACGCGTGCGTGCCGATCGAGAACTCGATCGACGGCACGGTGGTGCCGACATTGGACAGCTTGGCGAACGGATCGCCGCTGCAGATCTTCGCCGAGACCACGCTGGACGTGGCGTTCAGCATCGTCGTCAAACCCGGCCGCGACCCCGGCGAGATACGGACGGCGGCGGCCTTTCCGGTGGCCGCGGCCCAGGTCCGCCGCTGGCTGGCCGCCAATCTGCCCGGTGTCGAACTGCGGCCGGCGTACTCCAATGCCGACGCCGCCCGGCAGGTGGCGAAGGGGGAGGCCGACGCCGCGGTGACCTCGCCGCTGGCCGCCACACATTGGAAGCTTCAGGCGCTGGCCGAGGGCGTGGTCGACGAAGCCAACGCCCGCACCCGCTTCGTCCTCGTCGGCCTGCCGGGACCGCCGCCGGTGCGCACCGGCGCCGATCGCACGTCGGTGGTGTTACGGATCGAGAATGCGCCGGGCGCGCTGCTCGCCGCGCTGGGCGAATTCGGCATCCGCGACATCGACCTCACCCGCATCGAATCCCGGCCGACCCGAACCGAACTCGGCACCTACCAGTTCTTCGCCGACTGCGCGGGCCACATCGACGACGACGCCGTCGCCGAGGCACTCAAGGCGCTGCATCGTCGTTGTGTGGATGTGCGCTATTTAGGTTCCTGGCCCACGGGCCCGGCCGCGGGCATCGGGCCACCACCACCGGACGAGGCGTCGCGCTGGCTGGCGCGGCTGAGGGAGGGTAAACCTGAGCAGGCCGATGCTTCCGGCGGGGGGATTTAA
- a CDS encoding histidine phosphatase family protein: MSGRLVLLRHGQSFGNVERRLDTRPPGADLTPEGRDQARAFALDAGRPALLAHSVANRASQTAAVIGDAVDVARHELAGIHEVQVGALENRNDDEAVAEFNAIYERWQHGELDVPLPGGENANEVLDRYVPVLTDLRMRYLDDHAFSGDIVVVSHGAAIRLVSAVLAGVDANFALDNHLGNAESVVLAPITDGRWSCVRWGTLTPPFYPELEATPVAEAVRSGTDPMG; encoded by the coding sequence ATGAGTGGTCGGTTGGTGCTGCTTCGGCACGGCCAGTCCTTCGGCAATGTCGAGCGCCGGCTGGATACCCGGCCGCCCGGGGCGGATTTGACGCCGGAGGGGCGCGACCAGGCCCGGGCGTTCGCACTCGACGCGGGCCGGCCGGCGCTGCTTGCGCACTCGGTGGCCAACCGGGCGTCGCAGACGGCCGCGGTGATCGGCGACGCGGTGGACGTGGCTCGGCACGAACTGGCCGGGATACACGAGGTGCAGGTCGGCGCCCTGGAAAACCGCAATGACGACGAGGCGGTCGCGGAGTTCAACGCGATCTACGAGCGCTGGCAGCACGGCGAACTCGACGTGCCGCTGCCCGGCGGTGAAAACGCCAACGAGGTGCTGGACCGCTACGTCCCGGTGCTCACCGACTTGCGGATGCGCTATCTCGACGACCACGCCTTCAGCGGTGACATCGTCGTCGTCAGCCATGGTGCGGCGATCCGGCTGGTATCCGCGGTGCTGGCCGGAGTCGACGCAAACTTCGCGCTGGACAACCATCTGGGCAATGCCGAGTCGGTGGTGTTGGCCCCGATCACCGACGGGCGGTGGAGCTGCGTGCGGTGGGGAACCCTGACACCGCCGTTCTACCCCGAACTCGAAGCGACGCCCGTCGCCGAGGCGGTGCGGTCAGGCACCGATCCGATGGGCTGA
- a CDS encoding septum formation family protein encodes MESMSDTLETQVAAPSPPAAAAEQPLAGLQLPRTLQATATRRALLLFALGGLLIAGLVTALPVSGPGQGRLAGYLDSNPVPSTGAKTDAAFNRAKSGDCLMWPDVTPESASIVKCADDHKFEVAESIDMRTFPGSEYGPNAAPPSPARIQQISQEQCEAAVRRYLGPKYDPNSKFSVSLLWAGDRAWRQSGERRMLCGLQMPGSNNEQAAFKGKVADVDQSKAWPAGTCLGIDSTANQPIDVPVDCKTPHAMEVTGTVNLAEKFPGTLPAEPEQDGYIKDACTKMTDAYLAPIKLRTTTLTLIYPTVSLPSWSAGSREVACSIGATLGNGGWATLINSAKGQLLINGLAPVPPPDIPEERLTMPSMPVQLPASPASPPQQSNTPPEMPQGNQHLPQQQPVVTPPRATAPQAPASQAPQDVPSPPADGGAPQPPANQAPPPMPDAPPPGAPPAPAEPAPAG; translated from the coding sequence ATGGAGTCGATGTCGGACACGCTCGAGACGCAAGTCGCCGCACCCAGCCCGCCCGCCGCAGCGGCGGAGCAGCCGCTGGCCGGCCTCCAGTTGCCGCGCACATTGCAGGCGACCGCGACCCGTCGGGCGTTGCTGCTCTTCGCGCTCGGCGGGCTGCTGATCGCCGGCCTGGTAACCGCCCTGCCGGTCAGCGGGCCGGGGCAGGGTCGGCTTGCCGGCTACCTCGACAGCAACCCCGTGCCCAGCACCGGAGCTAAGACCGACGCCGCCTTCAACCGCGCCAAAAGCGGGGACTGCTTGATGTGGCCGGACGTCACGCCGGAGTCCGCGAGCATCGTCAAGTGCGCCGACGACCACAAGTTCGAGGTCGCCGAGTCGATCGATATGCGGACCTTCCCCGGCTCGGAATACGGTCCCAACGCCGCCCCGCCGTCACCGGCTCGCATCCAGCAGATCAGCCAGGAGCAATGCGAGGCGGCGGTGCGCCGGTACCTCGGCCCCAAGTACGACCCCAACAGCAAATTCAGCGTCAGCCTGCTGTGGGCGGGCGACCGGGCGTGGCGCCAGTCCGGCGAGCGCCGCATGTTGTGCGGCCTGCAGATGCCCGGTTCTAACAACGAACAGGCCGCCTTCAAGGGCAAGGTCGCCGACGTCGACCAGTCCAAGGCCTGGCCCGCCGGAACCTGCCTGGGCATTGACTCGACGGCGAACCAGCCCATCGACGTCCCCGTCGACTGCAAGACCCCGCACGCGATGGAGGTCACCGGCACGGTCAACCTGGCCGAGAAATTCCCCGGTACGCTGCCGGCCGAGCCCGAGCAGGACGGCTATATCAAGGACGCCTGCACCAAGATGACCGACGCCTACCTCGCGCCGATCAAATTGCGCACCACCACGCTGACGCTGATCTACCCCACCGTGTCGCTGCCCAGTTGGTCGGCGGGTAGCCGCGAGGTCGCCTGCAGCATCGGCGCCACGTTGGGCAACGGGGGCTGGGCCACCCTGATCAACAGCGCCAAGGGTCAGTTGCTGATCAACGGTCTGGCACCGGTGCCCCCGCCCGACATACCCGAAGAGCGGCTCACCATGCCGTCGATGCCGGTTCAGCTGCCGGCCAGCCCGGCGAGTCCGCCCCAGCAATCCAACACTCCGCCGGAAATGCCGCAGGGTAATCAGCACCTGCCACAGCAGCAGCCGGTGGTGACGCCGCCGCGGGCGACCGCGCCGCAGGCTCCGGCTTCCCAAGCGCCGCAGGATGTTCCGTCACCGCCGGCCGACGGTGGGGCACCCCAGCCGCCGGCCAACCAGGCGCCGCCGCCCATGCCGGATGCACCCCCACCGGGCGCTCCGCCCGCGCCAGCCGAGCCGGCCCCGGCAGGTTAG
- the serS gene encoding serine--tRNA ligase, with protein MIDLKLLRENPDAVRRSQLSRGEDPALVDALLTADADRRAAISAADTLRAEQKSASKSVGAASPEERPALLARAKELAEQVKAAEIAQADGEKAFTAAHMAISNVVIDGVPAGGEADFAVLDVVGEPPAIDNPKDHLELGESLGLIDMQRGAKVSGSRFYFLTGQGALLQLGLLQLALRLAVENGFVPMIPPVLVRPEVMAGTGFLGAHADEIYRVEADDLYLVGTSEVPLAGYHSDEILDLSGGPLRYAGWSSCFRREAGSYGKDTRGIIRVHQFDKVEGFVYCTPAEAEAEHQRLLGWQREMLALIEVPYRVIDVAAGDLGSSAARKFDCEAWVPTQQTYRELTSTSNCTTFQARRLATRYRDDNGKPQIAATLNGTLGTTRWLVSILENHQRPDGSVRVPAALVPFVGTEVLEP; from the coding sequence GTGATCGACCTCAAGTTGCTCCGGGAAAACCCCGACGCCGTCCGCCGTTCCCAACTCAGCCGTGGTGAGGACCCGGCGCTGGTCGACGCCCTGCTGACCGCCGACGCCGACCGCCGGGCCGCGATCTCGGCCGCCGACACGCTGCGCGCCGAGCAGAAGTCCGCCAGCAAGAGCGTGGGCGCCGCGTCGCCCGAGGAGCGCCCGGCGTTGTTGGCGCGCGCGAAGGAGCTCGCCGAGCAAGTGAAGGCCGCCGAAATCGCCCAGGCCGACGGGGAGAAGGCATTCACCGCGGCACACATGGCGATCTCGAACGTCGTCATCGACGGGGTTCCCGCGGGTGGGGAGGCCGACTTCGCGGTGCTCGACGTCGTCGGTGAGCCGCCGGCGATCGACAATCCGAAGGATCACCTGGAACTGGGTGAGTCGTTGGGCCTGATCGACATGCAGCGCGGCGCCAAGGTGTCCGGCTCGCGGTTCTACTTCCTGACCGGCCAGGGTGCACTGCTTCAGCTGGGCCTGCTGCAGCTGGCGCTGCGCCTGGCCGTCGAGAACGGATTCGTCCCGATGATCCCGCCGGTGCTGGTGCGGCCGGAGGTGATGGCCGGCACCGGATTCCTGGGCGCCCACGCCGACGAGATCTACCGGGTCGAAGCCGACGACCTGTATTTGGTGGGCACTTCGGAGGTGCCGCTGGCCGGCTATCACTCCGACGAGATCCTGGACCTGTCCGGCGGCCCGCTGCGCTACGCGGGCTGGTCGTCGTGCTTCCGCCGCGAGGCCGGCAGCTACGGCAAGGACACTCGCGGCATCATCCGGGTGCATCAGTTCGACAAGGTCGAGGGGTTCGTCTACTGCACGCCCGCCGAGGCCGAGGCCGAACACCAGCGGCTGCTGGGCTGGCAGCGCGAGATGCTGGCGCTCATCGAGGTGCCCTATCGGGTAATCGACGTGGCCGCGGGCGATCTCGGCTCGTCGGCCGCCCGCAAGTTCGACTGCGAGGCGTGGGTTCCCACTCAGCAGACCTACCGCGAGCTGACCTCGACGTCGAACTGCACCACGTTCCAGGCGCGCCGGCTGGCCACCCGCTACCGGGACGACAACGGCAAGCCGCAGATCGCGGCCACGCTCAACGGCACGCTGGGCACCACCCGCTGGCTGGTGTCGATCCTGGAAAACCACCAGCGGCCCGACGGCAGCGTGCGGGTGCCCGCGGCGCTGGTGCCGTTCGTCGGGACCGAGGTGCTCGAGCCTTAG
- a CDS encoding DUF2834 domain-containing protein, protein MVSLIAHAVLGLAVIIWIVKSNSTVFARPAGGPLFSPLEIVYYVVGIASIALGYYFNIRFVQEYAPHGLSGTHNPIWGPGSWTQYIQMMFVNPAAGSAGQDYTIANVILLPLFSIVDGYRRGYKRPWLYFVASLFTSFAFAFAFYFATLERQRRHEQERATVNA, encoded by the coding sequence ATGGTTTCCCTCATCGCCCACGCGGTACTCGGACTGGCGGTCATCATCTGGATCGTCAAGTCCAACTCGACGGTCTTCGCCCGGCCCGCGGGCGGCCCCTTGTTCTCGCCGCTGGAAATTGTGTACTACGTGGTCGGGATCGCCTCGATCGCGCTGGGTTACTACTTCAACATCCGCTTCGTGCAGGAATACGCGCCGCACGGGCTGTCCGGGACGCACAACCCGATCTGGGGCCCCGGCAGTTGGACGCAGTACATCCAGATGATGTTCGTCAACCCCGCCGCCGGTTCCGCGGGGCAGGACTACACAATCGCCAATGTCATTCTGCTGCCGTTGTTTTCGATCGTCGACGGGTACCGCCGGGGTTACAAACGGCCCTGGCTGTACTTCGTGGCCAGCCTGTTCACCAGCTTCGCGTTCGCCTTCGCGTTCTACTTCGCGACGCTGGAACGCCAGCGCCGCCACGAACAAGAGCGTGCGACGGTCAACGCCTAA
- a CDS encoding TetR/AcrR family transcriptional regulator has translation MVRPAQTARSERTREALRQAAVVRFLAQGVEDTSAEQIAADAGVSLRTFYRHFSSKHDLLFADYTGLHWFRAALDARPAEEPIIDSVQSAIFSFPYDVDAVAKIAALRQDELDPGRIVRHIREVQADFADAIGAQLERRSRGSDATVDQQVRTAVTARCIAAAVFGAMEVWMESDDRSLGELARLCHAALESLRAGITDSWVTATAEQVSS, from the coding sequence ATGGTCCGGCCCGCACAGACGGCGCGCAGCGAGCGCACGCGCGAAGCCCTGCGCCAGGCCGCGGTGGTCCGATTCCTGGCCCAGGGCGTGGAAGACACGTCGGCAGAACAGATTGCGGCCGATGCCGGGGTATCGCTGCGGACGTTCTATCGGCACTTCAGCTCCAAGCACGACCTGCTGTTCGCGGACTACACCGGCCTGCACTGGTTTCGCGCGGCCCTGGACGCCAGGCCGGCAGAGGAACCGATCATCGATTCGGTGCAGTCGGCGATCTTCTCGTTCCCGTATGACGTCGACGCGGTGGCCAAAATCGCCGCCCTGCGCCAAGACGAACTGGACCCCGGTCGCATCGTCCGCCACATCCGCGAGGTCCAGGCCGACTTCGCCGATGCCATTGGCGCGCAGCTGGAACGGCGCAGCAGGGGGAGCGACGCCACGGTGGACCAGCAGGTGCGCACGGCGGTGACCGCACGGTGCATTGCCGCCGCGGTGTTCGGCGCGATGGAGGTCTGGATGGAGTCCGACGACCGCTCACTGGGCGAACTCGCGCGGCTGTGCCACGCGGCGCTCGAGTCGCTGCGCGCGGGGATCACCGACTCCTGGGTCACGGCGACGGCCGAGCAAGTTTCGTCATAA
- a CDS encoding phytoene desaturase family protein has translation MTGYDAIVIGAGHNGLTAAVLLQKAGLHTLCLDPKLYAGGMASTVELFDGYQFEIAGSVLFPTSLEVVSELGLDTMPTIDLDVMSVAVRGVGDDPLIQYSDPIKLFTHLNEVHGAEAVNGMAGLMGWAQAPTRALGRFEAGLPPKSIDEMYACATNEFERSAIDDMLFGSVTDVLDRYLPDREKFGAIRGSMTVLAVNTLYRGPSTPGSAAALAFGLGVPDGNTMQMKKLRGGIGALTAHLREVLESNGGEVRLRTKVTEILVSDGQVTGVRTEAGETFNAPIVVSGIAPDVTLNEMIDPAALPADIRERYARIDHRGSYLQMHFALDEAPEFAAPYEALNEPAMQASIGLFCTPEEVQQQWEDARRGIVPADPTVVLQIPSQNDPDLAPEGKHAASAFALFFPIEGDVDYGQAKVEMGQRVIDKITRLAPNFERSIIRHTTFTPRHMGVMFGAPGGDYCHGLLNANQIGPNRPGPKGFLGQPIPIKGLYLGSAGCHGGPGITFTPGYNAARAALDDR, from the coding sequence ATGACTGGTTATGACGCGATCGTTATCGGTGCAGGGCATAACGGGCTGACCGCGGCCGTGCTGCTGCAGAAGGCGGGACTGCACACGCTGTGCCTGGACCCCAAGCTCTATGCGGGCGGCATGGCGTCCACCGTCGAGCTGTTCGACGGGTACCAGTTCGAGATCGCCGGGTCGGTGCTCTTCCCGACCTCACTCGAAGTGGTCAGCGAGTTGGGCCTGGACACCATGCCGACGATCGACTTGGACGTGATGTCGGTGGCGGTGCGCGGTGTCGGCGACGATCCGCTGATTCAGTACAGCGACCCGATCAAGCTGTTCACCCACCTCAATGAGGTACATGGGGCGGAGGCCGTCAACGGAATGGCGGGGCTGATGGGCTGGGCCCAGGCGCCGACCCGTGCCTTGGGCCGCTTCGAAGCCGGCCTGCCGCCCAAGAGCATCGACGAGATGTACGCCTGTGCCACAAACGAATTCGAGCGCTCGGCGATCGACGATATGTTGTTCGGATCGGTCACCGACGTGTTGGACCGCTACCTGCCCGACCGCGAGAAATTCGGCGCGATCCGCGGCTCGATGACCGTGCTGGCCGTCAACACGCTCTACCGCGGCCCGTCCACGCCGGGTAGCGCGGCGGCGCTGGCCTTCGGACTCGGTGTTCCCGACGGGAACACCATGCAGATGAAGAAGCTGCGCGGTGGCATCGGCGCGCTCACGGCGCATTTGCGCGAGGTGCTGGAGAGCAACGGCGGTGAAGTTCGGTTGCGTACCAAGGTGACCGAGATTCTGGTCTCCGACGGACAGGTGACCGGGGTGCGCACCGAGGCGGGCGAAACGTTCAACGCCCCGATCGTCGTTTCCGGCATCGCGCCGGACGTCACCCTCAACGAGATGATCGATCCCGCAGCGCTTCCCGCCGATATCCGGGAACGCTATGCGCGCATCGACCACCGCGGCAGTTATCTACAGATGCACTTCGCGCTGGACGAGGCCCCCGAATTCGCGGCGCCCTACGAGGCGCTCAATGAGCCGGCCATGCAGGCCTCGATCGGCCTGTTCTGCACGCCCGAGGAAGTCCAGCAGCAGTGGGAGGACGCCCGGCGCGGCATCGTTCCGGCCGATCCGACGGTCGTGTTGCAGATCCCGTCGCAGAACGACCCGGACCTGGCGCCCGAGGGTAAGCATGCCGCGTCGGCGTTCGCGCTGTTTTTCCCGATCGAGGGCGACGTGGATTACGGGCAGGCGAAGGTCGAGATGGGTCAGCGGGTGATCGACAAGATCACCCGGCTTGCACCGAATTTCGAGCGCAGCATCATCCGGCACACCACCTTCACGCCCCGGCACATGGGTGTGATGTTCGGCGCCCCCGGCGGGGACTACTGCCATGGCCTGTTGAATGCGAACCAGATCGGCCCCAACCGGCCCGGGCCGAAAGGCTTTCTCGGTCAACCGATCCCGATCAAGGGGTTGTACCTGGGCAGTGCGGGTTGTCACGGCGGACCGGGTATCACGTTCACCCCGGGCTACAACGCCGCGCGTGCGGCCTTGGACGACCGCTAG